A window from Armatimonas rosea encodes these proteins:
- a CDS encoding acylphosphatase, with the protein MIRLSAKVQGHVQGVGFRYWAHHTAQRLTGMGGGYVKNLADGSVEVEAEALERAPLQAFLAELHRGPAQAQVTAVEAHWEEEVEGRHLAFRVV; encoded by the coding sequence ATGATCCGATTGTCTGCCAAGGTTCAGGGCCATGTTCAAGGGGTCGGTTTCCGTTACTGGGCACACCACACCGCACAGCGGCTCACCGGTATGGGGGGCGGCTACGTAAAGAACCTCGCGGATGGAAGCGTGGAGGTCGAGGCGGAGGCACTGGAGCGCGCCCCCTTGCAAGCCTTCCTCGCCGAGCTACACCGTGGCCCTGCTCAAGCACAAGTCACCGCGGTCGAAGCACACTGGGAAGAGGAAGTAGAAGGCCGACACCTCGCTTTCCGGGTTGTTTAG